The Bacteroidales bacterium nucleotide sequence AAGTTTAGCAATAAGGGAGCTAGGATATATAGCGCAGAATTAAAGAATTTTCAGACTAATGATTCTATGCCTCTAATCCTTTTTCAAGGAGATACGGCTCGTTTTGGATTTGTTTTTAATGCTGCTAATCGTTTAATAAATACACAAGATCATTACTATAAAGTATTTATAAACGGAAGAGAGTCTGATGCTCAGAATAATATATCTATAAGTGACCAAGATAGTATTAATATAGCATACCGTCTTTATAGTGACTTAGAGTCAGGCTTTAATCCTAATCAATATATTGAATTTACTTATAGCTTAAAGGCAGATTCTTATATGTTCGATTTTGATATTAGCTTTGTAGGTCTTGAAAATATTATTGATAATCGATCATCTTTTATCGAGTTTAACTGGTTAGAAAACCTAAGAACTCAGGAGCAGATTGTGGATAGATACAATGGTTCGGGTATTTATTATAAGTATATTAATAATGATATTGATAATCTTTCTGAGAATAAAGATGAGGAAGAATCTTTAAAAGGAAAATTATCTTGGGTTTCATTCAAACAACGCTTCTTTACTTCAACACTTATAGCAGATGACTATTTTGTAGGAGCCAATATTGAGCAAGTTCATGGCTTATCAAAGGATCCTAAATATCAGATTACAATGTCGACAGATATAGGTTTGCCTGTTGATAACATGAGAAATTATACTATTGGGATGCGAATGTATTTGGGTCCAAATGAATTTAAGCGTTTGAAATCTTTTGATTTGGATTTAGAGCGTCAGATTCCTATTGGTTGGGGATTCTTCCTTTTGGCTTGGATTAACGAATATATAGTAATTAATGTTTTTAATTTCTTAGGTGGAATGGGTTGGAATTACGGAATTGTAATTTTGGTTCTAACCGTTTTATTAAAATTATTTCTATTTCCAATTGCATATAAAACATATCAGTCGAGTGCAAAAATGCGAGTATTAAAGCCTGAGATTGACGAAATAAACGAAAAATTTAAGAATAAAGATGCGGCTAAAAAGCAGCAAGCCACTATGGATTTATACCGAAAAGCCGGTGTAAACCCAATGGCAGGTTGTATTCCTATGCTTCTGCAAATGCCTATTTTATTTGCAATGTTCCGTTTTTTCCCTTCCTCTATTGAGCTTAGACAAAAAGCATTTCTTTGGGCACACGATTTATCTACTTACGATTCGATATGGCAATTTCCTAATGGTTTTGAAATCCCATTTTATGGCGATCATGTAAGTTTATTTACTCTGTTAATGACGGTTTCTACCATTATGTATACCAAGATAAATAATGATATGATGGGTAGCGGTTCTCAGCAGATGCCGGGAATGAAAACAATGATGTATCTGATGCCTATTATGTTTCTTGGTATTTTTAACAATTATGCCGCCGGATTAAGTTATTATTACTTTTTAGCAAATGTTATTACTTTCGGACAGATGTTTTTTATTCGTAGATCAATTAATGAGGAAAAGATTCATGCTCAGATTGAAGCAAATAAAAAGAAACCGGCAAAGAAAAAGTCTGGTTTCCAGAAACGTTTAGAGGAAATGCAAAAGCAACAACAAGGAAAGAAGAAATAATATTTCTACTGTGTTCAATGTTGATGCTCAGTAAAAAATAGATTTATAAGATTAAACTAAGGCTCGGTTGAATTTCAATCGAGCCTTTTTAGGATATGTGGAAATAGTATTGAAAAAAATGTTAGAATTATAATATTTTTAGAATCTCAAGCAAGCTATTCACTTCGTGAAGTGGTTTTTCCGTATGTGGCTTTTTTTCAAAGTTGACATAGATTTGATCTAAACCAACATTTTTGGCTCCTAAAATATCGGCTTCCAAATCGTCACCTATCATCAGGGTTTCTTCCTTTTTAGCTCCTGTTTTTTCTAATGTGTATTGAAATATTTTAGGATCTGGTTTTTGTGCTCCAGCCATTTCGGATGTGATAATGGTGCTAATATACGGTGCTAATCCGGAATTCTCTACTTTGATAAATTGGACTTCAGAAAATCCATTAGTAAGAATGTGTAATTTATATTTTTTGCTCAATTTGGCGATTACTTCAACAGCATTGGGGTAGAGTTTTGTTTTGGTTGGACTGATTCTGATATATTCGGAAGCTATAGCTTTTGCCAAATTAAGATCGTTAATTCCAAAGTTTTTTAAACTGCCATTAAAACGCTCGACACTTAAAAAATCTTTTTCTATTTTCCCTTTTCGGTATTTTTGCCAAAGGGAATGGTTATATGCTTTATAGTAGGTTAAAAAACAATCGAAACTATTTATTCCTTTTTCCTGTAGATGATTGGCATCAAAAATTTCTTTGAGAGTGATAATAGCATTGGAGTCGAAATCCCATAATGTTCTGTCAAGATCGATAAAAAGGTGTTTATATTTAGTCATTAGTTTCTAGTTTTTCTTTGTGTATCCTTTTGTTTCTCCTTGCTTAGTACATTTAGAATAGAATTTGATTATTAATAACTAAAAGGTTTTCACAAAGTATATTACTAAGATTTGCATTATTTGTTTTTACGATATTATGAAATAAAGGCTGTTTTATTCTTTTTAATAGTAAGACTAAATGTTTTTAGCATTTTTAATTAGAGCAATTGCTTCGGTTGGATTTTTGGCTGAAAATACGGCATTTCCGGCTACTAATATATCAGCACCAGCCTGATAAAGAGCTTTAGCATTGTCTGTATTTATTCCACCATCCACCTGAATAAGTGCTTCCGATCTACTTTTGTTGATTAGTTTTTTGAGTTGTTTGGTTTTTTTATAGCTGCGTTCAATGAATTTTTGTCCGCCATAACCCGGATTAACTGACATCAATAAAACATAATCTAAGTCTTCAATAATATCTTCTAAAAGAGAGACTGAGGTGTGAGGATTAAGTACAACACCTGCTTTAACACCTAACTTTTTCAGTAGTTGTACGGAGCGATGAAGGTGAGTAGATGCTTCTATATGAAAACTAATATAATCGGCACCGGCTTTAGCAAAAGCTTCAAAATAATTTTCGGGTTTAACAATCATTAAATGTACATCCAATGGTTTGTTGCTAAGCTTTTTTACCGCAGAAACAATTGGTAAGCCAAAAGAAATATTAGGGACAAAAACGCCATCCATAACATCTAAATGAAGCCAATCCGCTTCACTATTATTGAGCATCTTAATATCTTTTTCCAGATTGGCAAAATTGGCTGAAAGTAGGGAAGGTGCTATCATTGTTTTTGTTTTAGAGTGTAAAGATATTCAAATATTACGGTAAATAAAAAAGGGTAGCCAATTGACCACCCTTTTTATATTATCCCAGATAGGTTTTTAATATTTTGCTTCGCGAAGTATGCTTGAGTCGGCGAATGGCTTTTTCTTTAATTTGGCGAACACGTTCGCGAGTTAAATCAAATTTTTCACCAATTTCTTCTAAGGTCATTGGGTGACTATTCCCTAAACCAAAGTAGAAACGAACAACGTCGGCTTCGCGAGGAGTGAGAGTAGAAACAGCTCTGTCGATTTCTTTTCGTAAAGAATCGTATAATAATTCCGTTTCCGGAGTTATGTTTTCATCATTACGTAAAACGTCGTAGAGGTTGTTATCTTCATCCTGAATTAGTGGAGCATCCATAGAAACATGGCGCCCCGTATTTTTCTGCGATTCTTTTACTTCAGCAAGTGTAATTTCAAGATAATTTGCAATTTCTTCAGGTTTAGGCTCACGCTCTAACTCTTGCTCTAAAGCAGCATAAGCTTTGTTAATCTTGTTTATAGATCCAATTTTATTTAATGGTAAACGAACAATTCTTGATTGCTCTGCTAATGCTTGTAGGATTGATTGACGAATCCACCAAACCGCATAAGAAATAAATTTAAATCCCCTTGTTTCATCAAAACGTTGTGCGGCTTTTATAAGCCCCATATTTCCTTCGTTAATCAAATCGGGCAAACTAAGTCCCTGATTTTGATATTGTTTTGAAACAGATACTACAAAACGGAGATTGGCTTTTGTCAATTTTTCCAAAGCAAGTTTATCCCCTTGCTTAATTTTTTTTGCCAACTCAACTTCCTCATCAGCAGTAATTAAATCAACTTTTCCAATTTCTTGAAGATATTTATCCAGAGATGCTGTTTCGCGATTTGTAACCTGTTTAGTAATTTTCAGTTGCCTCATATTCTATTTCCTCACTAATGGCTATTATACGTACAATTAATTTTCTTGTTTCAAAATATGTTAATTCCTATCACGATTTGAAGGTCTGCGATGATTGTCGTTGCGATTATCACGTCCGCGATTACGATCATTACGAGATCTATCTCTTGGTGGACGTTCAACATAACCTTCAGGTTTTGGTAATAAAGCTTTTCTCGATAGTTTTAATTTACCTGTTGTTGAATCAACTTCTAAAAGTTTTACTTCTATTTCTTCACCAACTTTTAAAACGTCTTCTACATTCTGAACGCGTTCCCAAGCAATTTCTGAAACATGTAATAAACCTTCTTTACCTGGCATTATCTCAACAAAAGCACCAAAAGTGGTGATTGATTTGATAAGACCTTTATAGGTTGCTCCGGCATCAGGAACGGCAGTAATATTTTTAATGCGTTCAACAGCTGCATCAAGTGCGGCTTTGTCAACGGCCATAATATCTATAACTCCTGTTTCTCCAACTTCTTCAATAACAATAGTTGAGTTAGTTGTTTTTTGAATTTCTTGAATAATTTTTCCGCCAGGACCAATAACAGCACCGATAAACTCTTTAGCTATGATCATTTGAACGATACGAGGAACGTGAGGTTTATAATCTTCGCGAGGCTCAGAAATAGTTTTCATCATTTCTCCTAAGATGTGTAAACGTCCGGCTTTTGCTTGTGCTAAAGCTTCTTCAAGAATTTTGTATGAAAGGCCGTCAACTTTAATATCCATCTGACAAGCAGTAATACCATCCTCAGTTCCGGTTACTTTAAAGTCCATATCTCCTAAATGATCCTCATCGCCTAAAATATCAGAAAGAACTGCATATTTTCCGGTTTCAGTATCGGCAATTAAACCCATAGCTATGCCAGAAACGGGTTTTTTAATTTTTACTCCGGCATCCATTAACGCAAGTGTACCTCCACAAACAGAAGCCATAGACGAGGATCCGTTTGATTCTAAGATATCGGAAACAATACGAATGGTATAAGGAAGAACGTCTTTTCCGGGAAGAACTTCTTTTAGGGCACGCATAGCCAAGTTACCGTGACCAATTTCGCGGCGACTGGTTCCTCTTAAAAAGCGAGCTTCACCAACGGAGAAAGGAGGAAAGTTATAATGTAATAAGAAATCGTTATTGGCATCATAAACGGCACCATCAATTCTTTGTTCATCGAGTTTAGAACCTAAAGTAACGCTGACCATTGCTTGAGTTTCACCACGTGTGAAAATTGCTGAACCATGAGCCATTGGTAAATAGCCAACTTCTGACCAGATAGGACGTATTTGATCTAAATTACGACCGTCTAAGCGTTTACGCTCATCTAAAACGAAATTTCTAACCGCTTTTTTCTCAACATCGTGAAAATAACGATTAAACATTCCTGCTTTTGATGCTTGATCTTCTTCAGATAAAGTAGCTAAAAATTCTGCTTTTATATCGGCAAATTTCTCACTACGTTCGTGTTTTGCAGATGCGGAAGAAGCTACGGCATATAATTTGTCGTAAGTTGCTTCATAAACAGCTTTCTCTAAATCTTCGTCGTTAGATTCATGATTGTATTCTCTTTTTGGATTTGCTTTCTCTACCATTTCTGCTAATTCCAATTGTGCTTGACATTGGATTTTAATGGCATTATGAGCAAATTTCATAGCGTCTAGCATTTCAGCTTCAGAAATTTCTTTCATTTCACCTTCAACCATCATAATATTGTCAGCAGAAGCTGCAACCATTAAATCAATATCCGATTCTTCCAACTGTTCAGCTGTAGGGTTTAGAATAAACTCTCCATTTATACGTCCGACTTTTACTTCTGAAATAGGACCTCCGAAAGGGATATCAGATGCTGTTAATGCTGCCGATGCTGCAAGAGCTGCAAGTGTATCCGGCATAGTTGTTTTGTCAGAAGATATTAGGCTTATAATAACTTGAGTTTCAGCATGATAATTTTCAGGAAATAAAGGACGTAATGCACGGTCAACAAGACGAGCGATTAGTATTTCATATTCTGACGGGCGAGCTTCGCGCTTGAAAAATCCACCTGGAAATTTTCCGGTAGCGAAGTATTTTTCCTGATAATCTACCGATAATGGCATAAAGTCAACATCTTCTCTAGCTTCTTTACTGGAAACTACAGTAGCCATCAGCATGGTGTTTCCTTGTTTAACGACAACGGCTCCGTCTGCTTGTTTGGCAAGTTTTCCGGTCTCTAAAGTAATTTCTGAACCATCAGCCATCGTAAACGTTTTGGTAATACCAATTTTTGACATAATTTTTTTGTTTTAATTAGATAAACAGTAATATTTTGTGTGGTATATAAATACCAAAAAAGGCAATTGTACGAATTGCCTTTTTCTTAGGGTCTTTCAAAAAATCAAAATGATTATTTACGAAGACCTAATTTTTTAATAAGCGCTCTGTAACGCTCAATATCTTTTGCTTTTAAATAATCAAGCAATTTTCTTCTTTTACCAACCATAAGAACCAAAGAACGTTGAGTTGCTTTGTCTTTTTTATTTTGCTTCAAATGCTCCGTTAAATGGGCAATACGAAAAGTAAACAATGCTACTTGACCTTCGGTTGATCCGCTATCAAGTTCTGATTTGCCGTGATCTTTAAAAATTTCTTTTTTCTTGTCAGTTGTTAAGTACATATTCTATGTATTAAATAATTTTCTTTTTTCGGGCTGCAAAAGTAATGTAATCTTTTGTTTTACCAAAATTTTTCAATGCTTTTGTTGCTCAATTTTTTTTTCTTTTTCGTGTTAATTTGGCGGCAAAATTACAACAATTATTTTTGCGTTTTACTTTTAGGTAAAAAAAATATAAAAAATGTTTTATTTGTCATAATCGTTTAAACATCCTTGGGCTAACCATTCGGCTAAAACTTGTCTATTGCTACTTTTTATAAATCTTAATTGATCTTTGGTGTTTTGAATATTTCCCAGCTCTAAGTAGGCAGTTACCGGATGAGTATATTTTAGCATATACAATCCATCTCGGCTTTTTGAAATGCCATCAAACATGCGCTTAGGTTGATATTTTTTGTAGTTTGTTTTTAGTGATGAAATTAGTCTTTCGGTAAATAATTTCCCCGATTTGCTCTTTGAGTTATAATATCCAAAAACGTCTACTCTTTCGTTTATGGAACGGGAATCAATATGTAAAACCATTAAGCGTTGATAACGACCTTTGTTTTTTCTGTAAAGTTGATTTATAACTTGAGTTCGTTGACGTAGTTTCTTATTAAGGTTTAATGGGATTTTTTTGTCTTTCCAAACGGTTTCGTGTTTATCATTTTTCAGGTAAGCATTGTCACGTATACCGTCATCAGAATCACGAACAATAATATATACCGTAGCTCCATGTTTGATTAATTCTCTAGCCAATCTTAGGCTAATATCGTAAGCATATTCGTCTTCGGTAAGTATATGTCCGTTTCTTTTACCTACAGCTCCGGGATCTGGACCTCCATGACCGCTTACAACGTAATAAACAGCTCCTTTTAGACGGTTGTCAGTAGGGTTGATTTTACCATATTTTTCTCCGAAGATGGTATAATAATTAGTTTTTTTGTTCTTCTTTTTCTGTGGTAATGTGTATGTTTTCCCTATAACTAATTGGTTTCCTTTTATCAATTTCCCTTTGTTTAACTGTATAAATGCTTTATAATATTCATTGGTATTTATATTGTGTTTTTGTAAAATCCGATGAATACCATCTCCGGATTTGGCTGTAAACTCTATAAGCTGCTGAGCTTGAAGTTGAGAATTTAGAGTAAGAACAAGTAAAATTAGTACGTAAGAGAAATTTAGTTTAATCAATTTTTTATGGTATTTCAAAATCAGGCTCAAAAATAAATAAATTCAGGAGCTTTTACACCAAACTATTTCATATATTTGTAAGAATATTATGTGATTTGTTACATTTGTTTTTTATGAGAACTCAGAATTTAACCCATATTCATTGTTAATCGTATGAAAAGAAATAATTTCAGCTTTATTTTAACAGCACTAATAGTTTTAAGTAGTCTATATTTATTTGGTCAAAGAAACTCTTTTGATAGGTGGTATGTAGATATTAATGTCGGACCTACAGTTTTTATTGGTGATATTCGTTCTGCTGATTATTTTCCATCATTTGAAAGTCCCGTAGAGATTGGATATGCATTTGGTGGTATTTTTGGAAGAGAAATGGGTGATTATTTTAATGTACGTTCACAATTTTTATACGGAAGGGTAAATGGTGTAAAACCTGCCGGAGATTATGATTTTAAGACTAATTTTTTTAGTGCCGGACTTGGTTTGGAGTTAAATCTTAATCAGTTATTTATGAATGATAATCGCTCTGATTTACGTGTTTTTGGAACATTTGGGGCAAGTTATTTAATGTGGGATGCAGATTTATCAAAAGCATCAACATCAACTCTTATTACTAACGATAAGGAGGGAGCAATATCTATTCCTTTGGGTTTAAAACTTACTTATGAATTATCACCTAAATTGTTTTTAAATCTTGAAGGGGCTCTGTTTATTGTTACTTCAGATATGGTTGATGCTAAATCTGGAGGAATTGCTCATGATGATATTAATTATAATTATATAGGTTTAACATATAAGTTTGACAAAAAGCGTAAAAGGCGTAAGCCAATAACTCGTTCAAGAGTTGTTCAATCTACGGCTTCAGAAAAAGTTGATGTAAAAGAGGAAGAGGCGGCAAAAGTAGAGGTGGCTGAAGAAGAGCAAGCAGGAACAATTGCTCAGGAAGAGGAGGCTATTGAGTTAAAAGAAGAATTAAAAGAGGATACTGAAACTAGGACTGAAAATAAGGTTGAAGAAACTATTATATCTAAGGTGATTGAAAAGGAACGTACTGCCGAAATCATTGGTATTAAGGGCGTAAGTGTAGATTATAGGGTAAGCGTTTATTCCAGTAAAACAAAGACTAATCCAGTTGCGCTTAAAAAGCAGTTAGATATTCCTGAAACTATTGTCGAAAAACAATCTTCTGATGGGACATATTGTTATTTGGTTGGTAATTTCAACAAAATGTGGAAAGCCAAAGAGCTTAGAAACAAGTTGATTACCATAAATAATGTGAAGACAGCAAAGGTGGTTTTGTGTAAAGGTGATAAAGCCATGCATTTAGTTGATGCTTATAATTTTGCTGTAGCTGCTCAACGAGAAACTATAGATGAAAAATTATTTGAAAATACTATTTATAAGCCTATTAAACTTGAAAATACTGTTCCTGAAAAGGGGTTAGTATTTGGAGTTCAGATATTATCTGTGAAAAAAGAGACTTATCCTGTACAAGTTATTATCGATTTATACGATATTCAACATAATGTTATGATCGATCGTAAAACAAGTTGGTCTAAATTTATTGTTGATGGGTACAATTCACTCGATGAAGCTATTAAAGCTAAGTTTGAGTTACGTAAGAAAGGATTTACAGATGCCTTTATTGTAGCTTATTATGATGGAAGAAGAATTCCTCCTTCAAAAATTAAAGAGTATATGAAAAAATAAATTGAAAAAAGGCTATCTGTAATTTACAGATAGCCTTTTTTATGTTAGTGATTATGATGTAGATTTTAAATCCCAAGCGATATACCTAAGCCATTACAAGTTTTTACCATAGCATTATCCAAAGTTACCAAATTAGGTCTCCCTATGGCTTCTTTAAGAGAAACGGAAGTAATCTCCGGATGTTGGTAGGATACCATACGTCCAAATTCTTTTTTAAGAACCATCTCGAAAGCTTTAACTCCAAACTGAGACGCTAGTACCCGATCGTAGGCAATTGGAATACCGCCGCGTTGAAGATGACCAAGCATAACGTTACGCATATCGGCTTCACATCCAGCTGCTTTTAGCTCTCTTAATACTTGTGATGAAATACCGCCTAATTTAAGATTTTCGTAGCCGACTTCTTCGTTTTTAGTAAAAGCCATTTTACCGTTTTTAGGGCGAGCGCCTTCAGAAACGACCATAACTGCAAAGCCACGATCTTTTACAAAACGACTTTGTACTTTTTCAAGTACTTTTTCAATATCGTAAGGTATTTCAGGGATTAGGCAAACATCGGCTCCTCCTGCAACTGCTGCATTTAGTGCAATCCAACCCGCATATCTTCCCATTACTTCCATAGAAAAAACTCTATTGTGAGAAGCAGCCGTCGTTACTAATTTATCTACAGCATCAGTAGCAATTTCTACTGCAGTTTGATATCCGAAAGTAGAATCTGTTGCCGAAAGGTCATTATCAATAGTTTTAGGAACGCCAATAATATTCATTCCTTTTTCATAAAGCCGTTGCGAAATTTTTTGAGATCCATCTCCGCCAATATTAATTACAGCGTCAATTCCCATAAATTGTAATTTTCGCATCAACTCATCAGAGCGATCAACTTCAGACCAGCTACCGTCTTTATTCTTTACCGGCCAAGCAAAAGGGCCTCCTTTATTTGTTGTTTCTATAATTGTTCCGCCTTGGTAGTGAATGCCGGATACGGCTTTATTATCAAGTATCTTAATTTCGGCAGGTTCCCAAAGTACTCCGTTAAAGGCTTGGATACTACCTACTACTTCCCATTCTTTCTCTTGGGAAGCACGTTTAACAATTGCACGTATTACCGCATTTAATCCGGGACAATCGCCCCCTCCGGTTAAAACTAAAACTCTTTTCATATTTTTTTTCCGATTGAAACCAATCTGTATTTTAATTCCTAAATTTAAAGTATTACCCAAGCCTTTTACAGCAATATTTTTGAAGCAGCAAAATTACAAATATTATCTGCTATTTTCTCTTTTTAACTAGGTTTATTCACGCTATCGTTTGCGGAAAAAATAAAATTTAAGCCCTGTTTTTTTTATAATTAAGAAATTAAAACGGCTAAATAGCTTATAATCAGAATGATTTGTGAGTCTGTATATATTGATAAATTGAACTATAATCTTAATTCAATATGTAAAATCATTGTATGATTTTAGCTAGTAAGTTGAGGTAAATATTTTGCTTTATATTGATTGTATGCTTTTATTGAGCAATTATTATTCTATATCCTTTTCCCCCACCCGGATATTGAATCCATCTATTTCCATTGTGATAATAGATCCCATTATCGCTACCAATAACCCAAGGATTACCAAAAGTATCAATAGCAATATCTTTACCAATACCTCCTCCGGGTTGTTCTACCCATTTTGTGCCTGTGCCGCGATAAATATGATTGTCCATTCCAATTACCCAAGGAGTTCCATCTTGACTAATACTTATAGCCAAAGCTCGTCCGTTACCCGGATATTCAACCCATTTTACACCATTATGATAGTAGATTCCATTATCGCTACCAATAACCCAAGGATTGCCAAAAGCATCAATAGCAATATCTTTGCCAATACCTCCTCCGGGTTGTTCTACCCATTTTGTGCCTGTACCGTAATAAATATGGTTGTCCATTCCGATAATCCAAGGAGTCCCGTTTGCAGTAACAGAAATAGCAATACCTTTACCTGACCCGGGATATTGAATCCATCTGTTTCCGTTATGATAGTAGATTCCATTATCGCTACCAATAACCCAGGTATTACCAAAAGCATCAATAGCAATATCTTTACCAATACCTCCTCCGGATTCTTCTACCCAAACGGATCCTGTGCCATAATGAATTCTATATGTTAACCCAATAACCCAAGGTTGAATAT carries:
- the rpsO gene encoding 30S ribosomal protein S15 gives rise to the protein MYLTTDKKKEIFKDHGKSELDSGSTEGQVALFTFRIAHLTEHLKQNKKDKATQRSLVLMVGKRRKLLDYLKAKDIERYRALIKKLGLRK
- the yidC gene encoding membrane protein insertase YidC; its protein translation is MDRNTITGIALIIVIFVFFSWWNAPTEEEKAKMLHERDSIAQVIKEQRATDSLRNVVQAKLTSLKTDNVESSKVYTEEVTAIDEQSIKDKFGVFANSSVGEEKLITVESDVLKLKFSNKGARIYSAELKNFQTNDSMPLILFQGDTARFGFVFNAANRLINTQDHYYKVFINGRESDAQNNISISDQDSINIAYRLYSDLESGFNPNQYIEFTYSLKADSYMFDFDISFVGLENIIDNRSSFIEFNWLENLRTQEQIVDRYNGSGIYYKYINNDIDNLSENKDEEESLKGKLSWVSFKQRFFTSTLIADDYFVGANIEQVHGLSKDPKYQITMSTDIGLPVDNMRNYTIGMRMYLGPNEFKRLKSFDLDLERQIPIGWGFFLLAWINEYIVINVFNFLGGMGWNYGIVILVLTVLLKLFLFPIAYKTYQSSAKMRVLKPEIDEINEKFKNKDAAKKQQATMDLYRKAGVNPMAGCIPMLLQMPILFAMFRFFPSSIELRQKAFLWAHDLSTYDSIWQFPNGFEIPFYGDHVSLFTLLMTVSTIMYTKINNDMMGSGSQQMPGMKTMMYLMPIMFLGIFNNYAAGLSYYYFLANVITFGQMFFIRRSINEEKIHAQIEANKKKPAKKKSGFQKRLEEMQKQQQGKKK
- the pnp gene encoding polyribonucleotide nucleotidyltransferase — protein: MSKIGITKTFTMADGSEITLETGKLAKQADGAVVVKQGNTMLMATVVSSKEAREDVDFMPLSVDYQEKYFATGKFPGGFFKREARPSEYEILIARLVDRALRPLFPENYHAETQVIISLISSDKTTMPDTLAALAASAALTASDIPFGGPISEVKVGRINGEFILNPTAEQLEESDIDLMVAASADNIMMVEGEMKEISEAEMLDAMKFAHNAIKIQCQAQLELAEMVEKANPKREYNHESNDEDLEKAVYEATYDKLYAVASSASAKHERSEKFADIKAEFLATLSEEDQASKAGMFNRYFHDVEKKAVRNFVLDERKRLDGRNLDQIRPIWSEVGYLPMAHGSAIFTRGETQAMVSVTLGSKLDEQRIDGAVYDANNDFLLHYNFPPFSVGEARFLRGTSRREIGHGNLAMRALKEVLPGKDVLPYTIRIVSDILESNGSSSMASVCGGTLALMDAGVKIKKPVSGIAMGLIADTETGKYAVLSDILGDEDHLGDMDFKVTGTEDGITACQMDIKVDGLSYKILEEALAQAKAGRLHILGEMMKTISEPREDYKPHVPRIVQMIIAKEFIGAVIGPGGKIIQEIQKTTNSTIVIEEVGETGVIDIMAVDKAALDAAVERIKNITAVPDAGATYKGLIKSITTFGAFVEIMPGKEGLLHVSEIAWERVQNVEDVLKVGEEIEVKLLEVDSTTGKLKLSRKALLPKPEGYVERPPRDRSRNDRNRGRDNRNDNHRRPSNRDRN
- a CDS encoding N-acetylmuramoyl-L-alanine amidase, with the protein product MIKLNFSYVLILLVLTLNSQLQAQQLIEFTAKSGDGIHRILQKHNINTNEYYKAFIQLNKGKLIKGNQLVIGKTYTLPQKKKNKKTNYYTIFGEKYGKINPTDNRLKGAVYYVVSGHGGPDPGAVGKRNGHILTEDEYAYDISLRLARELIKHGATVYIIVRDSDDGIRDNAYLKNDKHETVWKDKKIPLNLNKKLRQRTQVINQLYRKNKGRYQRLMVLHIDSRSINERVDVFGYYNSKSKSGKLFTERLISSLKTNYKKYQPKRMFDGISKSRDGLYMLKYTHPVTAYLELGNIQNTKDQLRFIKSSNRQVLAEWLAQGCLNDYDK
- a CDS encoding ribulose-phosphate 3-epimerase, which codes for MIAPSLLSANFANLEKDIKMLNNSEADWLHLDVMDGVFVPNISFGLPIVSAVKKLSNKPLDVHLMIVKPENYFEAFAKAGADYISFHIEASTHLHRSVQLLKKLGVKAGVVLNPHTSVSLLEDIIEDLDYVLLMSVNPGYGGQKFIERSYKKTKQLKKLINKSRSEALIQVDGGINTDNAKALYQAGADILVAGNAVFSAKNPTEAIALIKNAKNI
- a CDS encoding sigma-70 family RNA polymerase sigma factor, translated to MRQLKITKQVTNRETASLDKYLQEIGKVDLITADEEVELAKKIKQGDKLALEKLTKANLRFVVSVSKQYQNQGLSLPDLINEGNMGLIKAAQRFDETRGFKFISYAVWWIRQSILQALAEQSRIVRLPLNKIGSINKINKAYAALEQELEREPKPEEIANYLEITLAEVKESQKNTGRHVSMDAPLIQDEDNNLYDVLRNDENITPETELLYDSLRKEIDRAVSTLTPREADVVRFYFGLGNSHPMTLEEIGEKFDLTRERVRQIKEKAIRRLKHTSRSKILKTYLG
- a CDS encoding YjjG family noncanonical pyrimidine nucleotidase, coding for MTKYKHLFIDLDRTLWDFDSNAIITLKEIFDANHLQEKGINSFDCFLTYYKAYNHSLWQKYRKGKIEKDFLSVERFNGSLKNFGINDLNLAKAIASEYIRISPTKTKLYPNAVEVIAKLSKKYKLHILTNGFSEVQFIKVENSGLAPYISTIITSEMAGAQKPDPKIFQYTLEKTGAKKEETLMIGDDLEADILGAKNVGLDQIYVNFEKKPHTEKPLHEVNSLLEILKIL
- a CDS encoding ATP-dependent 6-phosphofructokinase, with the translated sequence MKRVLVLTGGGDCPGLNAVIRAIVKRASQEKEWEVVGSIQAFNGVLWEPAEIKILDNKAVSGIHYQGGTIIETTNKGGPFAWPVKNKDGSWSEVDRSDELMRKLQFMGIDAVINIGGDGSQKISQRLYEKGMNIIGVPKTIDNDLSATDSTFGYQTAVEIATDAVDKLVTTAASHNRVFSMEVMGRYAGWIALNAAVAGGADVCLIPEIPYDIEKVLEKVQSRFVKDRGFAVMVVSEGARPKNGKMAFTKNEEVGYENLKLGGISSQVLRELKAAGCEADMRNVMLGHLQRGGIPIAYDRVLASQFGVKAFEMVLKKEFGRMVSYQHPEITSVSLKEAIGRPNLVTLDNAMVKTCNGLGISLGI